A window of Chlamydiota bacterium contains these coding sequences:
- the soj gene encoding Sporulation initiation inhibitor protein Soj, whose product MSKKISVCSFKGGTAKTSCTLNLGAGFAKFHKKKVLLVDFDAQANLTTGLGYNPDQYDSLAKVLLNEKQLHEVILHTQIKNLDLIPADSFLERVELLNPLAQDRYSHEKLSELLKPLKYDIIIIDTPPSLCWLTESALIASDYSLICATAEFYSIKGLERLKHFLDGLSKRHPTQILGVLLSFWNQRGKNNKAFLDLIKTTFPKKLIDQKIRRDITVSEASIYGKPIFDSAPTSRAAHDYKTICKELNKRLSKGSIYSKLF is encoded by the coding sequence ATGAGTAAAAAAATTTCTGTCTGTTCTTTTAAAGGTGGAACTGCAAAAACGTCTTGCACCCTCAATTTAGGTGCCGGATTTGCAAAATTCCATAAGAAAAAAGTGCTGCTTGTCGATTTTGATGCACAAGCCAATCTCACCACAGGTCTTGGCTATAATCCTGATCAATACGATAGCTTGGCAAAAGTGCTTCTTAATGAAAAACAGCTCCACGAAGTGATCTTACATACACAGATCAAAAATTTGGATCTCATTCCAGCAGATAGCTTCCTAGAGCGCGTCGAACTTTTAAATCCTCTTGCACAAGATCGCTACTCTCATGAAAAACTCAGTGAACTTTTAAAACCCCTAAAGTACGACATCATCATTATTGACACTCCCCCCTCACTTTGTTGGCTGACAGAATCTGCACTCATCGCCTCTGATTACTCTTTAATTTGTGCCACTGCCGAATTTTATTCCATCAAGGGCCTAGAACGCCTAAAACATTTTCTAGATGGTCTTTCCAAACGCCATCCCACACAAATCCTTGGTGTCCTACTTTCTTTTTGGAACCAGCGCGGCAAAAACAATAAGGCATTTTTAGATTTGATCAAAACCACTTTTCCCAAAAAACTTATCGATCAAAAAATCCGCCGCGACATTACTGTTTCAGAAGCATCGATTTATGGAAAACCCATTTTTGATTCCGCTCCGACTTCTCGAGCTGCTCACGATTACAAAACCATTTGCAAAGAACTGAATAAACGCTTGAGTAAGGGTTCCATTTATAGTAAACTTTTTTAA